A genome region from Pseudomonas anguilliseptica includes the following:
- a CDS encoding GNAT family N-acetyltransferase — translation MLSIERLDAADFEPYRQGLRALLLDSVAHGASVGFLADLDADAANVYFDQVLAGIHDGTHLLWLAREQGQVLGSVQLVLCQKPNGLNRAEVQKLLVHSNARRRGIANSLMQRLEGEAAERQRGLLYLDTEAGSDAEAFYQALGYSCIGGLPDYACGPDGQYRANAIYYKTLSRPHP, via the coding sequence ATGCTGAGCATTGAGCGCCTCGACGCAGCTGACTTTGAGCCTTATCGCCAGGGCCTGCGGGCCCTGCTGCTCGACTCCGTGGCACATGGCGCCTCGGTGGGCTTTCTCGCCGACCTCGATGCTGACGCGGCCAATGTCTATTTCGACCAGGTACTGGCCGGCATACATGACGGCACCCACCTGCTCTGGCTGGCCCGTGAGCAGGGCCAGGTGCTGGGCAGCGTGCAACTGGTGCTGTGCCAGAAACCTAATGGCCTCAACCGCGCCGAAGTGCAGAAGCTACTGGTACACAGCAACGCCCGCCGCCGAGGCATCGCCAACAGCCTGATGCAGCGCCTGGAAGGTGAAGCAGCCGAGCGACAACGCGGTTTGCTGTACCTGGACACCGAAGCCGGCAGCGATGCCGAAGCCTTCTATCAGGCACTTGGCTACAGCTGCATCGGCGGGCTACCCGACTATGCCTGTGGCCCTGACGGCCAATACCGAGCAAACGCCATCTACTACAAAACCTTGTCGAGGCCACATCCATGA
- a CDS encoding urease subunit beta produces the protein MIPGEYQIQDGEIELNAGRRTISLSVANSGDRPIQVGSHYHFFETNDALTFDRSAARGMRLNIPAGTAVRFEPGQSREVELVDLAGHRRVFGFAGRVMGELD, from the coding sequence ATGATTCCCGGCGAATACCAGATTCAGGACGGCGAAATCGAGCTTAATGCCGGCCGTCGCACGATCAGTTTGAGCGTGGCCAACAGCGGCGACCGGCCCATCCAGGTCGGCTCGCACTATCACTTCTTCGAAACCAATGACGCGCTGACCTTTGACCGCAGCGCCGCACGCGGTATGCGCCTGAATATCCCGGCCGGCACTGCAGTGCGCTTCGAGCCGGGGCAGAGCCGCGAAGTGGAACTGGTCGACCTGGCCGGCCATCGCCGCGTGTTCGGCTTTGCCGGACGGGTGATGGGCGAACTGGATTAA